One Deltaproteobacteria bacterium genomic region harbors:
- a CDS encoding MFS transporter → MNTNATTSVFDWLDGLKFNRFHRRLLILASLVTIFAGYNSQIIAYIVPLALREWQLTPVEAGTMISYGFLGLMVGAAGFGLVSDRIGRKKSIMIVVVVFSVFNSAAYFAPNFEVFCLLRFLSGIGIGGVIPLTITLVSEFAPAGVRARFLTFSGGSFTIGWTLAGLIAMGLVPHFGWRMVLLIGILPIFLLPALRAYLPESVRFFVMKKRYADAIREIQRIEKLAGIEPRVWRPDAFTQADPVFAAGLREVFRPGLRVMTILVWGTYLFSMLALYGLSTWLPTLLANSGFSLVKSYSFGIVQSLGAFVGGYLLGCLMDAFGRKPGLCLSFFLGGLSLLLFSAVTSDLVLYIAGAASGIFLVSIPAALHVVAGEIYPTRIRSLGLGSAYAIGRVGSITGPILGGIIQMAGFSFSQFFLLFSVPSFIGVILVAFYPVGVRRESLEEVTAKLLK, encoded by the coding sequence CGCTTCCACAGACGACTCCTCATCCTGGCCAGTTTGGTCACTATCTTTGCAGGATACAATTCGCAGATCATCGCCTACATCGTGCCGTTGGCACTCAGGGAGTGGCAGCTGACTCCGGTCGAAGCCGGGACAATGATCTCCTATGGGTTTCTTGGCCTCATGGTCGGTGCTGCGGGTTTCGGACTGGTTTCCGACCGGATCGGGCGGAAGAAGTCAATCATGATTGTCGTCGTTGTTTTTTCGGTTTTCAACAGTGCCGCTTACTTCGCTCCGAACTTCGAAGTTTTCTGTCTGCTTCGCTTTCTTTCCGGTATCGGCATCGGCGGAGTAATACCCTTAACGATAACCCTCGTATCAGAATTCGCTCCTGCCGGGGTGCGGGCAAGATTTCTCACGTTTTCAGGGGGATCCTTCACCATCGGATGGACGTTGGCCGGCCTCATTGCCATGGGGCTGGTGCCCCATTTCGGGTGGCGAATGGTGCTTCTCATTGGGATCCTGCCAATCTTCCTCCTTCCGGCGCTGCGGGCCTACCTGCCTGAATCGGTGCGTTTTTTTGTTATGAAGAAGCGCTATGCCGACGCAATTCGGGAAATACAGAGAATTGAGAAATTGGCCGGGATCGAGCCGCGTGTGTGGAGACCGGACGCCTTCACACAGGCCGATCCGGTTTTTGCTGCCGGGCTCCGGGAGGTGTTCCGGCCGGGGTTGAGGGTCATGACTATCCTTGTCTGGGGCACCTACCTTTTCAGCATGCTCGCCCTGTACGGGCTTTCGACCTGGCTGCCGACACTTCTTGCCAACTCCGGTTTTTCTCTTGTCAAAAGTTACAGCTTCGGAATTGTGCAGTCCCTTGGGGCTTTTGTGGGTGGTTATCTCCTGGGCTGCCTGATGGATGCCTTTGGCCGGAAGCCCGGGCTTTGCCTGAGCTTCTTTCTCGGAGGCCTCTCGCTCCTTTTGTTCAGTGCGGTAACGTCCGATCTGGTTCTGTATATCGCAGGAGCAGCGTCAGGTATATTTCTGGTCTCCATCCCTGCAGCCCTCCATGTGGTAGCCGGTGAAATCTATCCCACCCGCATTCGTTCGCTGGGTCTTGGTTCAGCATACGCTATCGGAAGGGTCGGGTCAATTACAGGACCGATCCTTGGCGGGATCATCCAGATGGCGGGCTTCAGCTTCAGTCAGTTCTTCCTACTCTTCTCCGTGCCCAGCTTCATTGGTGTCATCCTGGTT